One genomic segment of Planctomycetota bacterium includes these proteins:
- the glmM gene encoding phosphoglucosamine mutase, producing the protein MRYEISRGAKEPFMNDSTLMLSISGLRGLIGTSLTPPLAARYGAAFGSWLRKSSGVEHPHIVVGRDSRPSGPMVQNAVVAGLLSVGSRVTTLGIVTTPSVAIMTEHHRAQGGIVITASHNPIIWNGIKALRHDGVAPPPEQAAQIIDRFRSDQLDYVPVEAIQTLDEDDSTNQVHVDRILAHIDVEAIRKRRLKVVLDSVHGAGGPATATLLKHLNVELIHLYGEPTGRFPHTPEPTEENLRELAAKVREHQADVGLAQDPDADRLALVDETGRYIGEEYTLALCTLHVLGRTPGPVAANLSTSRMIDDIAARFGCMVHRTPVGEAHVASMMRQQRCVIGGEGNGGIIWPKVIHVRDSLAGAALVLEQLAVTGKSLSQVAAEIPAYAIVKFKQPIQEGMADRAIARLERAFTGERIDLQDGIRIDLADAWVHVRSSNTEPIMRIIAEAPQPAAAQQLIDRVRGLIEA; encoded by the coding sequence ATGAGATATGAAATTTCCCGAGGTGCAAAGGAACCTTTCATGAATGACTCGACGCTCATGTTGTCCATCAGCGGCCTGCGCGGGCTCATCGGCACATCGCTCACGCCCCCGCTCGCCGCACGCTATGGTGCCGCCTTCGGCAGTTGGCTTCGCAAATCCTCCGGCGTGGAGCATCCGCATATCGTCGTCGGCCGGGACAGCCGGCCGTCGGGCCCGATGGTGCAGAACGCCGTTGTCGCGGGGCTTCTGTCGGTCGGATCCCGCGTCACCACGCTCGGCATCGTCACCACGCCCAGCGTCGCCATCATGACCGAGCACCACCGCGCCCAAGGCGGCATCGTCATCACCGCGTCCCATAACCCGATCATCTGGAACGGCATCAAGGCGCTGCGCCACGACGGCGTCGCCCCGCCGCCCGAACAGGCGGCCCAGATCATCGACCGCTTCCGCAGCGATCAGCTCGATTACGTGCCCGTCGAAGCGATTCAAACACTCGACGAAGACGACTCGACGAATCAGGTGCATGTTGATCGCATCCTCGCGCATATCGACGTCGAAGCGATCCGCAAGCGGCGGCTCAAGGTGGTGCTCGACTCGGTGCATGGCGCGGGCGGACCGGCAACGGCGACGCTGCTCAAACATCTGAATGTCGAATTGATTCATCTGTACGGCGAGCCCACCGGCCGATTCCCGCACACACCCGAACCGACCGAGGAGAACCTCCGCGAGCTGGCGGCGAAGGTGCGCGAGCATCAGGCGGACGTCGGTCTGGCGCAGGATCCGGACGCCGATCGGCTCGCGCTGGTGGATGAAACCGGCCGGTACATCGGCGAGGAATACACGCTGGCGCTTTGCACGCTTCATGTGCTCGGCCGTACGCCCGGCCCGGTCGCCGCCAATCTGTCGACCTCGCGCATGATCGACGACATCGCCGCGCGGTTCGGCTGCATGGTGCACCGTACGCCGGTCGGCGAGGCGCATGTCGCGTCGATGATGCGCCAGCAGCGATGCGTCATCGGCGGCGAAGGCAACGGCGGAATCATCTGGCCGAAGGTGATCCATGTCCGCGACAGTCTCGCCGGAGCGGCGCTCGTGCTTGAGCAGCTCGCCGTGACGGGCAAGTCGCTCTCGCAGGTCGCTGCGGAAATCCCGGCGTATGCGATCGTCAAATTCAAGCAGCCGATTCAGGAGGGCATGGCCGACCGCGCCATCGCCCGGCTCGAACGCGCCTTCACCGGCGAACGCATCGATTTGCAGGACGGCATCCGCATCGATCTGGCGGATGCGTGGGTGCATGTGCGCTCCTCCAACACGGAGCCGATCATGCGGATCATCGCCGAAGCGCCTCAGCCCGCCGCCGCGCAGCAGCTCATCGATCGCGTGCGCGGGCTCATTGAAGCATAA